A window of Streptomyces sp. NBC_00289 contains these coding sequences:
- a CDS encoding IS110 family transposase encodes MDVFEERCAGADLGKVDCKVCIRVPGTGKRARREVRTFSTMSDGLLELRDWLLENKIARVGMEATASYWKPLYYLLEATEGIEPWLLNAQHIKTVPGRKTDVKDCQWICRLVEHGLVRPSFVPPRDIRQLRDLTRYRTETVRDRARDVNRLAMFLEDAGIKLSSVVSDITGRSARAMLDALVAGERDPQVLAALALGRMRGKVPLLTHALANSFTGHHAFMAAAMLRAIDEADARITQLSQEINRQLQPLQQQVELLITIPGVSLTIAQVIIAETGVDMGRFATAGHLASWAGICPGNNESAGKRLSGRTRHGDTWLKTALYMAGSSAARAKGTYLGAQFRRLVPHRGVKRATVAVGHSILVAAWHILHDLVPYQDLGADHFTNRLSKERQTRRLLAQLTALGLDVTVTPQEAA; translated from the coding sequence ATGGACGTGTTCGAAGAGCGGTGCGCCGGGGCCGACCTGGGCAAGGTGGACTGCAAGGTGTGCATCCGCGTGCCGGGGACGGGCAAGCGGGCCCGCCGTGAGGTACGCACGTTCTCCACGATGAGTGACGGCCTGCTGGAACTGCGGGACTGGCTGCTGGAGAACAAGATCGCCAGGGTGGGCATGGAGGCCACGGCGTCGTACTGGAAACCGCTGTACTACCTGCTGGAGGCCACCGAGGGCATCGAACCGTGGCTGCTCAATGCCCAGCACATCAAGACCGTGCCGGGCCGTAAGACCGACGTGAAGGACTGCCAGTGGATCTGCCGCCTGGTCGAGCACGGCCTGGTCCGGCCCAGCTTCGTGCCCCCGCGCGACATCCGGCAGCTGCGGGACCTGACCCGGTACCGCACCGAGACCGTCCGCGACCGGGCGAGGGACGTGAACCGGCTCGCGATGTTCCTTGAGGACGCCGGGATCAAGCTCAGCTCGGTGGTGTCCGACATCACCGGCCGCTCCGCCCGCGCGATGCTGGACGCCCTGGTCGCCGGGGAGCGCGACCCGCAGGTACTCGCGGCGCTGGCGCTGGGCCGGATGCGGGGCAAGGTCCCGCTGCTGACCCACGCGCTGGCCAACAGTTTTACCGGCCACCACGCGTTCATGGCCGCGGCGATGCTCCGGGCGATCGACGAGGCCGACGCCCGGATCACGCAGCTGAGCCAGGAGATCAACCGCCAGTTGCAGCCGCTTCAACAGCAGGTCGAACTGCTCATCACGATCCCCGGGGTCAGTCTGACCATCGCCCAGGTGATCATTGCCGAGACCGGGGTGGACATGGGCCGGTTCGCCACCGCCGGCCACCTCGCCTCCTGGGCGGGGATCTGCCCGGGTAACAACGAGTCCGCCGGGAAGCGGCTGTCCGGCCGGACCCGCCACGGCGACACCTGGCTCAAGACCGCTCTGTACATGGCGGGCTCCAGTGCCGCGCGCGCGAAGGGAACCTACCTCGGCGCGCAGTTCAGAAGGCTTGTGCCACACCGCGGCGTGAAACGGGCGACCGTCGCGGTCGGACATTCCATCCTGGTCGCCGCCTGGCACATCCTGCACGACCTCGTCCCCTACCAGGACCTCGGCGCCGACCACTTCACCAACCGGCTCAGCAAGGAACGCCAGACCCGCCGCCTGCTCGCCCAACTCACAGCCCTCGGCCTCGACGTCACCGTCACGCCCCAAGAGGCCGCTTGA
- a CDS encoding DUF4158 domain-containing protein: MSVEYLSDDQVARYGRFAEEPSAQELEEFFRLDSVALEVAGTKRRPHNRLGWAVQWGTVRMLGTFVTAPAEVPTGIVDFVAEQLS, encoded by the coding sequence GTGTCTGTTGAGTATCTGTCCGATGATCAGGTCGCCCGGTACGGCCGGTTCGCTGAGGAGCCGTCCGCCCAGGAACTGGAGGAGTTCTTCCGGCTGGACAGCGTGGCACTGGAGGTGGCCGGGACGAAGCGCCGTCCGCACAATCGCCTTGGCTGGGCGGTGCAGTGGGGCACCGTGCGGATGCTCGGGACATTTGTGACTGCGCCGGCTGAGGTGCCGACCGGGATAGTGGACTTCGTTGCCGAACAGCTCTCTTGA
- a CDS encoding transposase family protein: MARTALSHRICTGISRRRLGALIAELAGPWMAREESRLGERRGHERLRAEGGGPSHQLVFTDRVIAALVILRFQLPHAVLAVFYGVDRSTVTRAVHEIRPLLAARGFAVPGEAGLRLHTLADVFAYATAKGVEPRLDGTEVRVRRPKAGSRRYSSRIER, encoded by the coding sequence TTGGCCCGTACGGCTCTCTCGCATCGTATCTGCACCGGCATCTCGAGGCGTCGACTCGGGGCGCTCATAGCCGAGTTGGCCGGCCCGTGGATGGCGCGGGAGGAGTCCCGGCTGGGCGAACGCCGAGGCCATGAGCGTCTGCGGGCAGAGGGCGGCGGGCCCAGCCATCAACTGGTCTTCACCGACCGGGTGATCGCGGCCCTGGTGATCCTGCGGTTCCAGCTTCCGCACGCCGTCCTCGCCGTCTTCTACGGAGTGGACCGCTCCACGGTCACGCGGGCCGTCCATGAGATCCGTCCGCTCCTGGCGGCGCGGGGCTTCGCGGTCCCCGGCGAGGCGGGACTGCGCCTGCACACGCTGGCCGATGTCTTCGCCTACGCCACCGCGAAGGGGGTTGAGCCGCGCCTGGACGGCACCGAGGTACGGGTTCGGCGTCCGAAGGCGGGGTCTCGCCGGTATTCCTCCAGGATTGAACGCTAG
- a CDS encoding SpoIIE family protein phosphatase: MTDVVRDTSASIGLLYLLPPGERVLGLALVSGASPRLAAPWARVLMDTSTPVSDAVRQRRLVWLASREEVASRYPQLGFVLPYDFMLAAAPLANGGPSAWGGIALLWPLWHPPQLSPHEHNTVTRFSRHAADLLQQAAGDGRPLLPPAEPRLLPAPLHEADPAQAMDALRFTERLPVGCCALALDGRLTYINPAGAELMGAGATSLVGSRPWEVLLWLHAPVFEECYRSAVISRQPTSFTAVRPPDTPLLFQLYPGDSGISVHITPAAQQEIPPRKNAPSRETVSAVALYHLTHLAAALAEAVDVHSVADLVADQIVPAFGPQGLVLMTAEEGRLHIIGHRGYSAEFVSRFDGMPLAAPTPTAHALATNTPAFFPTFADFQRAYPGAPRYEGRGAWAFLPLTASGRRIGSLALSYNQPQPFPPAERAILTSLAGLLAQALDRARLYDATHTLAHALQTGLLPPVLPRIPGLDAAARYLPAGHGTDIGGDFYDLIHTTPTATAVIGDVQGHNPTAAALMGQVRTAVHAHATTGTAPGDLLARTNRLLTDLDPGLFTSCLIAQLDPTHHRATLATAGHPPPLLRHPDGRTEILRLPPGLLLGIEPEADYPTTKIDLPPGAVLALYTDGLVEAPGTDIDDTTHALAQHLAQAQTQDLDDLADTLIRHAEHSAPRHDDIALLLIRPSPDPRPLTQLDSARLFTGLPAPEPPMSFAEVQALLT; the protein is encoded by the coding sequence ATGACTGATGTGGTGCGCGATACCAGCGCATCGATCGGCCTGCTGTATCTGCTGCCGCCCGGCGAGCGGGTGCTGGGGCTGGCGCTGGTGTCCGGCGCCTCACCGCGGCTGGCCGCGCCCTGGGCCCGCGTCCTGATGGACACTTCGACGCCGGTCAGCGACGCCGTGCGGCAGCGGCGTCTGGTGTGGCTGGCTAGCCGGGAGGAGGTGGCCAGCCGATACCCACAGCTGGGCTTCGTGCTGCCGTACGACTTCATGCTTGCCGCCGCCCCGCTGGCCAATGGCGGCCCCTCTGCATGGGGCGGGATCGCACTGCTGTGGCCGCTCTGGCACCCTCCGCAGCTCAGCCCGCATGAACACAACACGGTCACCAGATTCAGCCGGCACGCGGCAGACCTCCTTCAGCAGGCTGCCGGCGACGGCCGTCCGCTGCTGCCGCCCGCAGAGCCACGGCTGCTGCCGGCACCCCTGCACGAGGCCGATCCCGCCCAGGCCATGGACGCGCTCCGTTTCACCGAGCGCCTTCCGGTCGGCTGCTGCGCCCTCGCCCTGGACGGCCGGCTCACCTACATCAACCCCGCCGGTGCCGAACTCATGGGCGCCGGCGCCACCTCCCTCGTGGGCAGCCGCCCCTGGGAGGTACTGCTGTGGCTGCACGCCCCCGTCTTCGAAGAGTGCTACCGGTCGGCAGTGATCTCCCGCCAGCCGACCTCATTCACCGCTGTGCGCCCCCCGGACACACCGCTGCTCTTCCAGCTATACCCCGGCGACAGCGGCATCAGCGTCCACATCACCCCCGCCGCGCAGCAGGAAATCCCACCCCGCAAGAATGCACCATCGCGAGAAACGGTCAGTGCGGTGGCGCTTTATCACCTGACGCACCTGGCCGCCGCGCTCGCCGAGGCCGTAGACGTCCACAGTGTGGCCGATCTCGTCGCCGACCAAATCGTGCCCGCCTTCGGCCCACAGGGCCTGGTCCTCATGACCGCAGAGGAAGGCCGGCTGCACATCATCGGGCACCGCGGCTACAGCGCCGAGTTCGTCAGCCGCTTCGACGGAATGCCCCTGGCCGCCCCCACTCCGACCGCGCATGCCCTGGCCACCAACACCCCGGCCTTCTTCCCTACCTTCGCCGACTTCCAGCGCGCCTACCCCGGCGCGCCACGCTATGAGGGCAGAGGCGCCTGGGCCTTCCTGCCCCTGACCGCCTCCGGCCGCCGCATCGGCTCTCTCGCCCTCTCCTACAACCAGCCCCAGCCCTTCCCCCCTGCCGAACGCGCCATCCTCACCTCCCTGGCCGGGCTCCTCGCCCAGGCCCTGGACCGCGCCCGCCTCTACGACGCCACCCACACCCTCGCCCACGCCCTCCAGACCGGCCTGCTGCCCCCGGTACTGCCCCGCATTCCTGGCCTGGACGCCGCCGCCCGCTATCTGCCCGCCGGGCACGGCACGGACATCGGCGGCGACTTCTACGACCTCATCCACACAACCCCCACCGCTACGGCAGTGATCGGCGACGTCCAGGGCCACAACCCCACCGCAGCCGCCCTCATGGGACAGGTCCGCACCGCCGTCCACGCCCACGCCACCACCGGCACCGCCCCCGGCGACCTCCTCGCCCGCACCAACCGCCTTCTCACCGACCTCGACCCCGGCCTGTTCACCAGCTGCCTGATCGCCCAGCTCGACCCCACCCACCACCGCGCAACCCTCGCCACCGCCGGACACCCCCCACCCCTGCTCCGCCACCCCGACGGACGAACCGAAATCCTCCGCCTGCCCCCCGGCCTTCTGCTCGGCATCGAACCTGAAGCCGACTACCCCACCACCAAGATCGACCTCCCGCCCGGCGCCGTACTCGCCCTGTACACCGACGGACTCGTGGAAGCCCCCGGCACCGACATCGACGACACCACCCACGCCCTCGCCCAGCACCTCGCCCAGGCTCAGACCCAGGACCTGGACGACCTCGCCGACACCCTCATCCGCCACGCCGAACACTCCGCCCCCCGCCACGACGACATCGCCCTCCTCCTCATCCGCCCCTCGCCAGACCCGAGGCCCCTCACTCAACTTGACAGCGCCCGGCTGTTCACCGGCTTGCCCGCGCCCGAGCCTCCGATGTCATTCGCTGAAGTCCAGGCGCTGCTCACCTGA
- a CDS encoding ParB/RepB/Spo0J family partition protein: MSKADQLGAGRFGGTVRPVSARRQAVAAATGVPTDAVAPPTELPTGRISLNPDNPRSTLGDLTDLAGSLKTHGQKQAITVMNRDAYIKANPEREADLEPDTSHVVIDGSSRLAAAREAGLATLKIMVSDDQGTTSEELLESALVANIHRQDLDELDEARALQRLLAIHGSQVALAKRLHRSQGWVSQRLALLNLTEELQARIGQEPIDLLRAVGGKQADQQAAALEELKAERARKEAEKPNRKPGRQPKAAVPDSTAANKTDDTRAGEWDNESGTGKPVPEPRSHTGVSKFEDQAEPPQQPRTLPYDDPYFIAMHLTRKMEEPAFFEMLQMLNRLAKDRNPAAFEKVLYQQAESSPSHDS, from the coding sequence ATGAGCAAGGCCGATCAGCTGGGCGCCGGCCGATTCGGCGGCACGGTGCGCCCCGTCAGCGCCCGCCGGCAGGCCGTCGCCGCCGCGACCGGAGTCCCTACCGACGCCGTAGCACCGCCCACCGAGCTGCCCACTGGCCGCATCAGTCTCAACCCCGACAACCCCCGGTCCACCCTGGGAGATCTCACCGACCTCGCGGGCAGCCTGAAGACGCACGGGCAGAAACAGGCGATCACGGTCATGAACCGCGACGCCTACATCAAGGCCAACCCCGAGCGTGAAGCAGACCTCGAACCCGACACCAGCCACGTCGTCATCGACGGCAGCAGCCGCCTCGCCGCCGCCCGCGAAGCCGGCCTCGCCACCCTCAAGATCATGGTGAGTGACGACCAGGGCACCACCTCCGAGGAACTCCTCGAATCCGCCCTCGTCGCCAACATCCACCGCCAGGACCTCGACGAACTCGATGAAGCCCGCGCACTGCAACGCCTCCTCGCCATCCACGGCAGCCAGGTGGCCCTGGCCAAACGCCTCCACCGTTCCCAGGGATGGGTCTCACAACGCCTGGCGCTGCTCAACCTCACCGAAGAACTTCAGGCTCGCATCGGCCAGGAGCCCATCGACCTGCTGCGCGCCGTCGGAGGGAAGCAGGCCGACCAGCAGGCGGCGGCCTTGGAAGAACTGAAGGCCGAGCGCGCCAGGAAGGAAGCCGAGAAGCCGAACCGTAAGCCCGGGAGGCAACCCAAAGCTGCGGTGCCCGACAGCACGGCAGCAAACAAGACGGACGACACCAGGGCGGGGGAGTGGGACAACGAGAGCGGCACCGGGAAACCAGTGCCCGAACCGCGCTCCCACACTGGAGTCTCTAAGTTCGAGGACCAAGCAGAGCCCCCACAGCAGCCGCGCACCCTGCCGTACGACGACCCGTACTTCATCGCCATGCACTTGACGCGGAAGATGGAGGAGCCGGCCTTCTTCGAGATGCTTCAGATGCTCAATCGGCTGGCTAAGGACCGGAACCCGGCGGCATTCGAAAAGGTCCTGTACCAGCAAGCCGAGTCCTCCCCGAGCCACGACAGCTGA
- a CDS encoding ParA family protein — protein MSSPATSSDREKVVSKLPGWLRQNLKIRAAQHGIEIQAAVEQGINDWCGLASTPATVDTAGADSFSTFLPPGQWEEFRQITTDRRVSLIQGLAQSVQLWLDSNPAPDVERPEITRRIIVCNQKGGVGKTAITAGLGEALAEDPNSLQAVRVAKALAKALRSSETQADSEPASDPLDIENLPGLGLRVLLVDFDPQCHLTNQLGATPLPMNGDSLTTHMAGDPKGDLRDLIVSIADDTFDGRLHLLPACNDAFLLDVRLSAVRAREAALERALAPLEADYDVIVVDCPPSLGLSMDAAAYYGRRRDGEKLGQSGALIVVQAEDSSADAYELLTTQIEDLRNDLQVDIDYLGIVVNLYDSRRGFIATSSLQGWVDIKDPRVVGLIGDLKEQKEAVRMKQPLLSYAPKSQQAIGMRALAREIA, from the coding sequence ATGAGCTCTCCAGCCACCTCCAGCGACCGCGAGAAGGTCGTCTCCAAACTGCCGGGATGGCTCCGGCAGAACCTCAAAATCAGAGCCGCCCAGCACGGCATTGAGATTCAGGCGGCCGTCGAACAGGGCATCAACGACTGGTGCGGCCTGGCATCCACGCCGGCCACCGTCGACACCGCCGGCGCCGACTCCTTCTCGACCTTCCTCCCCCCGGGCCAGTGGGAGGAGTTCCGTCAGATCACCACCGACCGGCGCGTCTCCCTGATCCAGGGTCTGGCCCAGTCCGTCCAGCTCTGGCTCGACTCGAACCCGGCACCGGATGTTGAGCGGCCTGAGATCACCCGCCGCATCATCGTCTGCAACCAGAAGGGCGGCGTCGGCAAGACCGCCATCACCGCAGGCCTGGGTGAAGCACTCGCCGAAGACCCCAACTCACTCCAAGCGGTCCGAGTGGCCAAGGCACTCGCCAAAGCCCTGCGCTCCAGCGAAACCCAGGCCGACAGCGAGCCGGCCAGCGACCCGCTCGACATCGAGAACCTGCCCGGCCTCGGACTGCGGGTCCTCCTCGTCGACTTCGACCCGCAGTGCCACCTCACCAATCAACTCGGTGCCACTCCCCTGCCGATGAACGGTGACAGCCTGACCACCCATATGGCGGGTGACCCCAAAGGCGACCTACGCGACCTCATCGTCTCCATCGCGGACGACACTTTCGACGGCCGGCTCCACCTGCTGCCCGCATGCAACGATGCCTTCCTCCTCGACGTACGCCTCTCGGCCGTGCGCGCCCGAGAAGCCGCCCTGGAGCGGGCCCTCGCTCCCCTCGAAGCCGACTACGACGTGATCGTCGTCGACTGCCCGCCCAGCCTGGGGCTGAGCATGGACGCCGCCGCCTACTATGGCCGCCGCCGCGACGGCGAAAAGCTCGGCCAGTCCGGAGCGCTGATCGTCGTGCAGGCCGAGGACAGCTCCGCCGACGCCTACGAACTGCTCACCACGCAGATCGAGGACCTGCGCAACGACCTTCAGGTCGACATCGACTACCTCGGCATCGTCGTCAATCTCTACGACTCCCGCCGCGGCTTCATTGCCACCTCCTCCCTTCAGGGATGGGTGGACATAAAGGATCCACGGGTCGTCGGTCTTATCGGTGATCTCAAGGAGCAGAAGGAAGCAGTACGGATGAAGCAGCCTCTGCTGTCGTACGCGCCCAAATCGCAGCAGGCGATCGGCATGCGCGCACTGGCACGGGAGATCGCATGA